The Acidobacteriota bacterium genome window below encodes:
- a CDS encoding SDR family oxidoreductase: MVNNAGNAGQLTPVHLMTDEQWHGIVHVHLSGTFYGTREAVKRMLAQGRGGAIINISSVAALRGLPGGSSYTAAKGGILSFTKAVAQEYAAQGIRVNCIAPGWVETPILENLPDNLRPLMTANTPLGRIGKPEEIAAVALFLASDESSFVVGQTISPNGGLHT, from the coding sequence ATGGTCAACAATGCAGGAAACGCCGGTCAACTGACGCCGGTGCATTTGATGACCGACGAACAATGGCACGGAATCGTCCACGTCCATTTGAGCGGCACGTTTTACGGCACGCGCGAAGCTGTCAAACGAATGTTGGCGCAAGGTCGCGGCGGGGCCATCATCAATATTTCCTCTGTCGCCGCATTGCGTGGGTTGCCCGGCGGATCGTCGTACACCGCAGCCAAAGGCGGCATTCTGTCCTTCACCAAAGCCGTCGCGCAGGAATACGCCGCGCAAGGCATTCGCGTGAACTGCATCGCTCCCGGATGGGTCGAAACGCCGATTCTGGAAAACCTGCCTGACAATCTTCGCCCGTTAATGACCGCCAATACACCACTTGGCAGAATCGGCAAACCCGAAGAAATCGCCGCCGTGGCGTTGTTTTTGGCCAGCGATGAATCCAGCTTTGTCGTCGGCCAAACCATTAGCCCGAACGGCGGGCTGCATACCTGA
- a CDS encoding Rieske (2Fe-2S) protein: protein MAMAKKANTSNEELTEGQITRRRMLNWLSSFGLFGSAVVSIFSNLVFIKPRATYGQPNRFSIGKPENFPSGTRITLGEHNICVVREGEKLCAISTVCTHLGCIVSTSETGFACPCHGSRYDQDGNVTGGPAPKALPWYKVSLAPNGELEVDKGEEIAPGTYFNA, encoded by the coding sequence ATGGCAATGGCCAAGAAAGCCAACACTTCGAACGAGGAACTGACTGAAGGGCAAATTACCCGGCGTCGAATGCTCAATTGGTTAAGCAGCTTCGGGCTGTTCGGGTCAGCGGTTGTCAGTATTTTTTCCAACCTGGTCTTCATCAAACCGCGAGCGACCTACGGCCAGCCGAATCGGTTCAGCATCGGCAAGCCTGAAAACTTTCCGTCCGGCACGCGCATTACGCTCGGCGAACACAATATCTGTGTTGTTCGCGAAGGTGAAAAGCTGTGCGCGATTTCAACCGTCTGCACACATCTGGGTTGCATTGTTTCGACTTCCGAAACCGGATTTGCCTGTCCCTGTCACGGGTCGCGGTATGACCAGGATGGCAACGTGACGGGCGGTCCCGCGCCGAAAGCTTTGCCCTGGTACAAGGTGAGCCTGGCGCCCAACGGCGAATTGGAAGTGGACAAAGGCGAAGAAATCGCCCCCGGAACTTACTTCAACGCTTGA
- a CDS encoding amino acid permease has protein sequence MTELESKTAGNGLRRALGVWAAAAFVVTNMIGTGIFTVPAFVRTATGSGLATLGVWAMGGLIAMSGALCYAELATRMPDAGGEYQYLSHIYGKLWGFVSGWISFLVGFSAAIGASALGAANYAAEVFHWNAQAPVLSLPWQIPLPGDLSFHGTINVTQGSLLASILIAMFAIFHATGIRHSGKLQTIIASLVVGAIVLLVFAGFATGRGNWHGVVQNSSSSGLWWVALIQVSFAYSGWNAASYLAGEVKDPRHTLPRALIGGTLIVTLLYLALNVLFLYAIPADAWKPDVAIGEQAAKLLFGETGGMFVSAIITLTILGSVSAMTAAGPRVYYAMAGDGLGPHIFRKLGKEGGAPTVSILAQSIVAILLVLTGEFGNLLTYVGSALSLMAALTVAGVWIVSRRQRTNGPNIFRTPGYPVTPALFLVVELTVFAQGLRSNPKPTGAALLTILAGVIIYYISRAFGWLHDEPAQQST, from the coding sequence ATGACTGAACTTGAGTCGAAGACCGCCGGAAACGGTTTGCGCCGCGCGCTCGGAGTTTGGGCCGCGGCGGCTTTCGTAGTCACGAATATGATCGGCACGGGAATCTTCACGGTTCCTGCTTTTGTCAGAACAGCGACCGGCAGCGGTTTGGCGACGTTGGGAGTTTGGGCGATGGGAGGGTTGATCGCGATGTCCGGCGCATTGTGTTACGCCGAACTGGCAACGCGCATGCCAGACGCGGGCGGCGAATACCAATACCTGTCGCACATTTACGGCAAGCTGTGGGGATTCGTCAGCGGATGGATTTCCTTCCTGGTGGGTTTTTCCGCAGCCATTGGCGCTTCGGCGCTCGGCGCGGCGAATTACGCCGCAGAAGTTTTTCATTGGAATGCGCAAGCGCCAGTGTTGTCTTTGCCCTGGCAAATTCCACTGCCGGGCGATTTGTCCTTTCACGGCACAATCAACGTCACGCAAGGCTCGCTGCTGGCTTCAATTCTGATCGCGATGTTTGCCATCTTTCACGCCACCGGCATTCGCCACAGCGGCAAACTGCAAACCATCATCGCTAGTCTAGTTGTCGGTGCAATTGTGTTACTGGTCTTTGCGGGCTTTGCCACCGGTCGCGGCAACTGGCATGGCGTCGTGCAAAACTCTTCCTCTTCCGGATTGTGGTGGGTGGCATTGATTCAGGTCAGCTTTGCCTACAGCGGATGGAATGCGGCGTCGTATTTGGCGGGAGAAGTCAAAGACCCTCGCCACACTTTGCCGCGCGCGTTGATCGGCGGAACGTTGATCGTCACGTTGCTTTATCTGGCGCTGAACGTTTTGTTTCTGTATGCGATTCCCGCCGACGCCTGGAAACCCGATGTTGCCATCGGCGAACAAGCCGCGAAGTTGTTGTTCGGCGAAACCGGCGGAATGTTCGTCAGCGCCATCATCACGCTTACGATTTTGGGTTCGGTTAGCGCGATGACTGCCGCAGGGCCGCGCGTGTATTACGCAATGGCGGGCGACGGGCTTGGCCCGCACATTTTCCGTAAACTTGGCAAAGAAGGCGGCGCGCCGACGGTTTCCATTTTGGCGCAATCCATCGTCGCCATTTTGCTGGTTCTGACCGGAGAATTTGGCAATCTGCTGACGTATGTCGGATCGGCGTTATCGTTGATGGCGGCGTTGACGGTCGCCGGAGTCTGGATCGTTTCGCGCAGGCAGCGAACCAACGGCCCGAATATCTTCCGCACACCAGGATATCCCGTCACGCCCGCGCTGTTTTTGGTCGTGGAACTGACCGTTTTTGCCCAAGGATTACGGTCAAACCCAAAACCGACCGGCGCTGCACTGCTGACAATTCTGGCCGGGGTCATCATTTATTACATTTCTCGCGCATTTGGCTGGTTGCACGATGAACCGGCCCAACAATCCA
- a CDS encoding SDR family NAD(P)-dependent oxidoreductase — MKLKDKVAVITGAGSGLGRAIAIRFAEEGARIVIAELNEAKGEETLREVQAKGVEAFAIPTDVSKSESVANLFKAIDDRQ, encoded by the coding sequence GTGAAGCTAAAAGACAAAGTCGCCGTCATCACTGGCGCAGGTTCAGGTTTGGGCCGCGCCATCGCCATTCGTTTTGCCGAAGAAGGCGCCCGGATCGTCATCGCCGAACTGAACGAAGCCAAGGGCGAAGAAACGTTGCGCGAAGTTCAGGCCAAGGGCGTCGAAGCTTTTGCCATTCCAACCGATGTCAGCAAATCCGAATCGGTCGCCAACTTGTTCAAAGCGATTGATGATCGCCAATAG
- a CDS encoding cytochrome bc complex cytochrome b subunit → MAKKTSFNALKEMPANIWHSVFRNPLPNSDLGRAQTSFTNFFLHIHPVKVHRHTIKPWYTMGLGLISFFLFVLLTISGILVMFYYVPSTEQAYDRMLDLRGSVAFGTFLRNMHRWAAHAMVAAVFLHMCRVFFTGSYKKPREFNWVIGVALFLLTLFSSFTGYLLPWDQLAFWAITVGASIAGYAPIVGKSIQFILLGDTNVGQEALLRFYVLHIAVLPLLVTLLVSVHFWRIRKDGGLSRPEESDEKNANGLSDWPKELDVAPTVEAAPALATATGLGMEKKRYGIQGLVRGPFTKVGNVPDKSVFSWPNLFMAELFVFVVTVAGVLLVSLLFNAPLEEPVNIAHPPNPAKAPWYFLGLQEMVSYSAFWGGVGIPTIEVLILLLVPYLDRSAKGVGRWFAKERLLANTLFLIFVVVNIGLIIIGTFFRGPNWGFVSPW, encoded by the coding sequence ATGGCCAAGAAAACCTCCTTCAACGCGCTCAAGGAAATGCCCGCCAACATTTGGCACTCCGTGTTTCGCAATCCGTTGCCGAATTCCGATCTGGGGCGCGCACAAACCAGCTTCACAAATTTCTTCCTGCATATTCATCCGGTCAAGGTTCATCGCCACACGATCAAACCCTGGTACACGATGGGATTGGGATTGATCAGCTTTTTCCTGTTCGTGTTGCTGACGATCAGCGGCATTTTGGTGATGTTCTATTACGTGCCTTCGACCGAACAGGCGTATGACCGGATGCTGGATTTGCGCGGATCGGTCGCTTTCGGAACTTTCCTGCGCAATATGCACCGCTGGGCTGCGCACGCGATGGTGGCGGCGGTCTTTCTGCATATGTGCCGCGTGTTTTTCACTGGATCGTACAAAAAACCGCGCGAATTTAACTGGGTGATCGGCGTTGCGTTATTCCTGTTGACGCTGTTTTCCAGTTTCACAGGGTATTTGCTGCCGTGGGATCAACTGGCGTTCTGGGCAATCACAGTCGGGGCTTCGATTGCCGGGTACGCGCCCATCGTCGGCAAAAGCATTCAATTTATTTTGCTCGGCGACACCAACGTCGGCCAGGAAGCGCTGCTGAGATTTTACGTGCTGCACATCGCAGTGCTGCCGTTGCTGGTGACGCTGCTGGTTTCGGTTCACTTCTGGCGCATTCGCAAAGATGGCGGCCTTTCCCGCCCGGAAGAATCTGATGAAAAGAATGCGAATGGGTTGAGCGATTGGCCGAAAGAGCTTGATGTCGCGCCAACCGTCGAAGCTGCGCCTGCACTCGCAACTGCAACCGGCCTGGGTATGGAAAAGAAACGCTATGGCATTCAAGGTCTGGTGCGTGGCCCCTTTACGAAAGTCGGCAATGTGCCGGACAAATCCGTGTTCAGTTGGCCGAACCTGTTTATGGCTGAACTGTTCGTCTTTGTCGTGACGGTGGCAGGCGTGCTGCTGGTGTCGCTGCTGTTCAACGCGCCGCTGGAAGAGCCGGTCAACATCGCGCATCCGCCGAATCCCGCCAAAGCACCGTGGTACTTCCTGGGGTTGCAGGAAATGGTCAGTTACTCGGCGTTCTGGGGCGGCGTAGGGATTCCAACCATCGAAGTCCTGATTCTGTTGTTGGTTCCGTATCTGGACAGAAGCGCGAAAGGCGTTGGCCGTTGGTTTGCCAAGGAGCGTTTGCTGGCCAACACGCTGTTTCTGATTTTCGTCGTCGTCAATATCGGTTTGATCATCATCGGCACGTTTTTCCGCGGGCCGAACTGGGGATTTGTGTCCCCTTGGTGA